Proteins from a single region of Aureibacter tunicatorum:
- a CDS encoding DUF2911 domain-containing protein encodes MKKFLTMAACLMFSASVTFAQDLPQPSPSSTVINTVGLTKVEISYSRPGVKGRDVFGDLVPYGEVWRTGANKATSVTFSSAVTVGGKEVPAGTYALFSIPGKNSWKLILNSNPEQWGSGRYDASLNVAEVDVKPEKHTFVETMQIEVADITDNAAAIQIAWGDVSVKLPFEAPTKELALANIDQKIKEINSIPGSYLSMATYMLSIGENKEALAYVKQSGEETQRYWELLTISEVYAANGEYKQAIKYAEESKKLADKNGNQTYVKRNEKNIAKWSSI; translated from the coding sequence ATGAAAAAGTTTTTAACAATGGCAGCTTGCCTGATGTTCTCGGCTTCTGTTACTTTCGCTCAAGATTTGCCTCAGCCAAGTCCATCTTCGACAGTGATTAATACTGTTGGTCTTACAAAAGTGGAGATATCATACTCAAGACCTGGGGTGAAGGGAAGAGATGTGTTTGGGGATCTTGTTCCATACGGCGAAGTTTGGAGAACGGGAGCAAATAAAGCTACCTCAGTTACATTTAGCTCGGCGGTTACTGTTGGGGGGAAAGAGGTTCCCGCAGGAACATATGCTTTGTTTTCAATTCCTGGAAAGAATTCATGGAAGTTGATCTTGAATTCTAATCCTGAGCAATGGGGCTCTGGAAGGTATGACGCTTCGTTGAATGTAGCTGAAGTGGATGTGAAACCGGAGAAACATACATTTGTCGAGACTATGCAAATCGAAGTCGCGGATATTACTGACAATGCCGCCGCGATTCAAATTGCTTGGGGAGATGTTAGCGTAAAGCTTCCGTTTGAAGCTCCAACGAAAGAATTGGCATTGGCTAATATCGATCAAAAGATCAAAGAAATTAATAGCATACCAGGTTCGTATTTGTCTATGGCGACATACATGCTAAGCATCGGTGAAAATAAAGAGGCTTTGGCATATGTGAAGCAAAGCGGAGAAGAGACACAGAGATACTGGGAATTGTTGACTATTTCGGAAGTGTATGCCGCTAATGGCGAATACAAGCAAGCGATCAAGTATGCTGAAGAGTCAAAAAAGCTAGCTGATAAGAATGGTAATCAAACTTATGTGAAGAGAAATGAAAAGAATATAGCGAAGTGGTCTTCGATTTAA